The nucleotide sequence TCGGCTTCGCCGGCTTCGGTTACGCCAAGGTGCAGCGGGTAGGGTTGCAGGCCTTCTTCGTCGAGCTTCTGCACCAACAAGCGGTAGGCTTGCACCATCACCTGCGTGTTGGAGGCTTTCATGCTCAGCACCACGTTGTAGTAATTTTCTTCTTCGCAAAGGCGCAGAAACTCCAGCGCGGACTCTACCATGCCCAGCGGCGTATCGCCGTAGCGGCTCAGAATCCGGTCGGACAGGGAACCGTGGTTGGTACCGATGCGCATGGCGGTGCCGTACTGCTTGCAAATCTGAACCAAGGGCCGGAACCGCTCCCGAATGCGCTCCACCTCGGCGTGGTAGGTGGCGTCGGTGTACTCGATGAAGTCGAACTTCTTTTTGTCGGCGTAGTTGCCGGGGTTCACGCGCACTTTCTCTACAATGCGGGCTGCTAGCTCGGCTGCGTTGGGCGTGAAGTGGATATCGGCAATCAGGGGCACGGTGCAGCCCCGCTTGCGCAACTCTTTTTTAATTTCCAGCAGGTTTTGCGCCTCCTTCATGCTAGGCGCCGTGATTCGCACGTACTCGCACCCGGCCTCCACCATGCGCAATGTCTGCTCCACTGAACCCAGGGTGTCCATGGTATCGACGGTGGTCATGCTCTGCACCCGGATTGGGTGGAGCCCCCCCATGGGCAAATCCCCTAGTTGAACTTCGCGGGAAAGGCGGCGCTTGTATTCGGTGAGGCTAGGGCAATAGGTCTTGTTCATAACCCGAAGGGAACTGTTTCTTGGAATAACAAAGGTACGGAAGGTTCGTTGTTGACTGGCAGCAGAATGAGTGCCAAGCGGCTATTCGTAACGCATCTCTTTTACGCTCCCTCAGCCAAGCCCGGAGTGCAGGGGTAGTGCCACCGCCGCAACTTCTGGCGCCACGAACTGTCTATAGAAAAATATTGCTCCCTTACTTTCTCATGAAGCATTTGAAACTCTTTCCCCTAGCCGCGGCGCTGCTCTTCGCGCTGCCGAGCCAGGCCCAGCAAGTTGCCCTCATCAAACTACCCGAGCTGCAAAAACGCCTCAGCCGCAAAACAGACACCACATACGTCATCAACTTCTGGGCCACGTGGTGCGCGCCCTGCGTGAAGGAGCTGCCCTACTTCGAGCAAGTGAACACCACCTACGCCAAGCAAAAGGTGAAGGTGCTGCTGATAAGCATGGACTATGCCTCCCAACTCGACAAAAAAGTGAAGCCCTTCGTGCTGAAGCGCGGGCTGAAGTCGGAAGTGGTGCTGCTCAACGAAGCTGATCCCAACACCTGGATGGACAAGGTGGACGGCAAATGGTCGGGGGCGCTGCCCTTTACGCTGATGATCAACAACAGCAAGCAGAAACGAGTGGCTTACGAAAAGGAATTCACTCAGCCAGAGCTAACGGCGGCCTTACAGAAGTTTCTCCAGTGATTTTCAGTACCGCTTTTCGTCTTTCACTTCTACCTCTCCTCTCTATGAAAAAGCTAGTTCCTTTTCTGGCTGCCTGCCTGTTGCTGGTGCTGAGCAGCTACGTTCGGCCGATGGCGGGCTATCAGGTTGGTGATAAAGCCGCCGACTTCAAGCTCAAAAACGTGGATGGCAAGCTGGTGTCATTGGCCGACAACAAGACGGCGAAGGGCTACATCGTGGTGTTCACCTGCAACACCTGCCCCTACGCCCAAGCCTACGAAAGCCGCATTATTGCGCTGCATCAGAAATACGCCAGCCAAGGCTACCCCGTCGTAGCCATCAACCCCAACGACCCCGCCCTTGCCCCCGGCGACTCTTTTGCGGCCATGCAGGCACAAGCGAAAAGCAAGAAGTATCCTTTCCCCTACCTCTTAGATGAAACGCAGCAGGTTGCCCAATCGTACGGAGCCACCCGCACGCCCCACCTCTACGTCCTGACCCGCCAGGGTACCGGCAACGAGTTCAAGGTGAGCTACATCGGCGCCATCGACGACAACTCGGAAGACGCCACGCGGGTGAAAACCAAGTACGTGGAAAATGCCATGACCGAAATCCTGGCCGGCAAGCCCGCTACTACGGGTTCCACCAAAGCCATCGGCTGCTCCATAAAATGGCGTAAGGCGTAGTTAGGTTAGCTCCAACACAAAACGAAGCTCCGGCTTCCGCAGCACACACGAGGCGAGTATCGGCTGCAAACGCCAAATGGCGCGGCAACTGCTAGTCAGCTTGTGGGGGCGGGGGCCGGAGCTTCGTGCGTGTACAGGTGCGGAGACTACTCAGCAGCGCGTTTGAATACGCCTTCCAGCGAGTCAATCTGCACGCCGGGCTTTTCGTCGAGGGCGGCATTTATCATGGCGTTGGCTACTTCCCGGCCGTGGATGGGGCGGTAGGGAGCCAACCCAGGCACGCGCGCCAACAAGGCGGCCAACGGCAACGCGATGCGCTCGGCTAGCCGGGGCTCGGGGCGGTTTCCGGCCAGCATACCAGGCTGGATAATGCGGATGCGTTGGAACGGCAGGCGCTTGATGGAGCGCTCCAATTCGCCTTTCATGCGCATGTAGAAAACAAACGCGTCGGGGTCGGCAGAGGCAGATGAAACCAACACGTAGGTTTTAACGCCATTTTGCGCGGCGGCTTCGGCGGCCCGGTATTGGTACGTGTAGTCTACTTTGTATTGCGCGTGGTGGCTGCCGGCTTGTCGCAAGGTGGTGCCCAGCGTTGAAAACAGGACATCACCGGCCAGCAGGTGCTGCCACTTTTCGGGCTCATCGAAGTTCACAATGTGCTCCTCCAGCTTCGCCGGATTCTTGAACCCGGTGGGCCGACGCACAAATATCTTGATAGTGGCAAACCGGTTGTCGGAAAGCAACTGCCGCAAAAGGTAGTTGCCAACAAGACCGGTGGCCCCAATTAGTAAAGCAGTTTTCATGAGGCGTGCAAAGATGTTTTGGAGTGGTAGGCAGGCTGCTTTCTAGGAAAGCACAGAACGGACAGCGCAACACGGTTGAGCTTGTACGCAAGCTCAGCATTTTCCGCTTGTTTTTGCTTGCCTTTCTGCGCTTTCCGGGCTTCTCCCACCGCTACGCTATACCGAAGGCACCTCCTGTTGCTCGTGCGTGAGCAGCACTATTTTGCCGATGTGCTCACTGCTTTCCAGAAGCTGGTGCGCGGCCGCGGCTTCGGCCAGCGGAAACGTGCGGTAGAGCACCGGCCGAAACTGTTTCTGGAGTAGCAAGGGCCATACGTGGCGTTCCACTTCGGCAGCAAGGGCGGCTTTGAATGCAGCGGAGCGCGGCCGCAACGTGCTGCCGCTGATAGTAAGGCGACGGCGCATAACGTCCAGCGCATTGAATTCGGCCGTTCCGCCCCGCATGGCGTTGATATATACCAGGCGGCCATCGTCGCGGAGCAGCCGCAGGTTTTTAGGAGTGTAGTCACCGCCTATCATATCCAGCACCACGTCGGCGCCGCCCATGGCCTGCACTTCCACCTCGAAATCTTGTTCTTTGTAGTTGACCACCACATCGGCGCCTAAAGCCCGCACTGCTGCCGCTTTGGCGCTGCTACCCACTGTAGCGGCTACGGTGCTGCCCAGCGCATGCGCCAGCTGCACCGCCGTGATACCAATGCCACTGCTGCCACCGTGCACCAGCAGCGTTTCGCCGGGTTGGAGCAGCCCCCGCTGAAACACGTTGTGCCACACCGTAAATACCGTTTCGGGCAAGCTAGCGGCTTCAGCGAAGCTCCACCCGGCGGGCAACGGCAGGCAATGCCGCGCATCCACTACGGCGTACTCGGCGTAGCCCCCAGAAGCCAACAATGCACACACTTGGGCGCCGGGTTGCCAGCGCGTGACACTGGCACCGCTCCGCTCCACGATGCCAGCTACTTCCAGCCCCGGCACTGTGCCGCTGACATCCCCAGAGCCAGCGTACTTGCCTTGCCGAAGCAATACATCCGGACGATTTACGCCCGCTGCCTGCACCCGAATTAGAATCTCGTGGGCCGCGGGCTCCGGAATGGGCTGGGAGGTAAGATGCAGCACTTCGGGCCCGCCGGGTGCACTGATGACAATAGAATTCATGAGCAAGAAATAGCGCGAAAGAACAGCGTTGCGTATGCAGCTATGCCGCGGCGGCCGTGGGCACCACTACCCACCATTGCACGATACGCGAAGTGGTAGCGCCGCGCTGCTTTCCTGCCGCATTTTCTGTTTATTGCCTTCCATGAAGAAGCTGAGCCTACTCCCGCATATTGTTCGCACTGCCAGCCAGCTTACGGGTATGGCCGCTTGGCAGACCGGCCGCTTGTTTCGTAAAGCCGCAGCTTCGGCCCTCGATTCCATTCAAGAAGTGTTGCGGGCGGAAGTGAAAAAAGGCAATGCCAAGCTCGTCGTTGACTTTCTGACCGATAAAGCCCTGCCCACTGCCCGCGCGTTGCTGCTGGAACGCATGGCCGCCCGGCTGCTGATTCGCCTGGGGCTTCGCGGCGCTCTGGCTTCCAGCGTCGTCGGCTGGATTTTGCCTTTCGTGTTAGAGCAGATGGTACGGGTTGGGCAGCGCACTGGCCTTTTCGATAAGATTCGCGCCAATCCTACCGTACAAGACAGCCTACTTCGCCTAGAAGAGCTACGCCAAGCCGTTTGGAAACGGCTGGCCCCCGACCACGGCACCGGCGTGCAGCTCCTAGACGATGACGCCGAGCTACCCCGTGAGTTGCCAGCTTGAAAATATGCACAGGTCACGCTGTTGAAAGCCCCTCATGCTGCGCTGGCCGAAGCATGAGGGGCTTTATGCGTTTGAAACCTGCTCTCAGTGGACTGCCTAGGCAGGCTGGTTGACGGCAATTACTCTTGCTATACTTCCAAGCCTATACTTCTACGCGGGTGCTCTATCTTTTCTATTTGCCAGCCCGAGTGAAGTCAGACGTGACAAAGAGGAACATAGGGGAAGGAATGTCGATAGACTGGCCGGTGGGCCGCAACTTTCCTGTTTTCTGGTCGACGTGGTAGGTGAAGACGTTGTTGGAATTTTGGTTGCCTACTAGTAGCAAACGGCCAGCTGGGTCGAGCGTGAAATTGCGTGGGGTTTTGCCTTGCGTGCTCTCGTGCTGAAGCAAGGTTAGGTTGCTGCCGTCAATACCAAACACAGCAATGCTGTTGTGGCCGCGGTTGGAAGCGTACAAAAACTTGCCGTTGGGCGAAACGTGGATGTCGGCACAGGAGTTGTCGCCCACAAAGCCCGCGGGCAGCGTCGAAACGGTTTGCAGTTCGCGGAAAGTGCCTTGAGCGGCGTCGTAGGCCAGGGCCGTTACCGTGGAGTTCAGCTCGTTGATGAGGTAGGCACTACGGCCATTGGGATGAAACGTGAGGTGGCGCGGC is from Hymenobacter tibetensis and encodes:
- a CDS encoding NAD(P)H-binding protein, which encodes MKTALLIGATGLVGNYLLRQLLSDNRFATIKIFVRRPTGFKNPAKLEEHIVNFDEPEKWQHLLAGDVLFSTLGTTLRQAGSHHAQYKVDYTYQYRAAEAAAQNGVKTYVLVSSASADPDAFVFYMRMKGELERSIKRLPFQRIRIIQPGMLAGNRPEPRLAERIALPLAALLARVPGLAPYRPIHGREVANAMINAALDEKPGVQIDSLEGVFKRAAE
- a CDS encoding TlpA disulfide reductase family protein, which produces MKLFPLAAALLFALPSQAQQVALIKLPELQKRLSRKTDTTYVINFWATWCAPCVKELPYFEQVNTTYAKQKVKVLLISMDYASQLDKKVKPFVLKRGLKSEVVLLNEADPNTWMDKVDGKWSGALPFTLMINNSKQKRVAYEKEFTQPELTAALQKFLQ
- a CDS encoding thioredoxin family protein, whose protein sequence is MKKLVPFLAACLLLVLSSYVRPMAGYQVGDKAADFKLKNVDGKLVSLADNKTAKGYIVVFTCNTCPYAQAYESRIIALHQKYASQGYPVVAINPNDPALAPGDSFAAMQAQAKSKKYPFPYLLDETQQVAQSYGATRTPHLYVLTRQGTGNEFKVSYIGAIDDNSEDATRVKTKYVENAMTEILAGKPATTGSTKAIGCSIKWRKA
- a CDS encoding NAD(P)H-quinone oxidoreductase — protein: MNSIVISAPGGPEVLHLTSQPIPEPAAHEILIRVQAAGVNRPDVLLRQGKYAGSGDVSGTVPGLEVAGIVERSGASVTRWQPGAQVCALLASGGYAEYAVVDARHCLPLPAGWSFAEAASLPETVFTVWHNVFQRGLLQPGETLLVHGGSSGIGITAVQLAHALGSTVAATVGSSAKAAAVRALGADVVVNYKEQDFEVEVQAMGGADVVLDMIGGDYTPKNLRLLRDDGRLVYINAMRGGTAEFNALDVMRRRLTISGSTLRPRSAAFKAALAAEVERHVWPLLLQKQFRPVLYRTFPLAEAAAAHQLLESSEHIGKIVLLTHEQQEVPSV